The Candidatus Woesearchaeota archaeon genomic interval CCATTTCATGAGCATAAACTGGTCTTCCGACTATTTTTTCTAATCCCTCATGAAATTTTGAAAAATCTGTCATCAGAATGTCTTCGAATATTTGGTACATCGCAACTTCTGTTGGATTGTCTGATTCCCACCAGTGATTTTCTCCATAAGATTGCATCGCAGTCCTCAGACTATCTACATTTTTTTGAGGCAATTCCTCTCCAAATCTTGCTCTTATGTAGGCATCATTAATTTCTGTCATACTATATGGAATAGACTTAACCTTTATAAGCTTTTCGGTTAGTAACCACTTCGCAGTTAATATCAGTATGCCCAAAATCTAAACTCAAAATTTCTGCGAAATTTTGGGGACGTCTTGCAGACTTTCGCTTCGCTCACCCTCATATAACAGCGATTATCTGGGATTTTCCTGCGAAATTTCCCAAAATTTTTGCTTCGCAAAAACTTCTGTTAATCGCGATGTTATGTGAAATTGTCTCTTCTGTGGTAGGGTGCGTCGCGGTTGCCTTTCGGGCAATGCTCGGCTCTGCCTCGCATGATATTAGCAAACGACAGGGCGTATTTTTCTAAGAATGCCTTTAAATAGATATGTGATTATTTGTATAATAAGAATCACAAAGAGTTACAATAGTGGTGGAAATGGCAACTGTAAGAATTGATGATGATCTTTTAAAAGAAATCAAAGGATGGATTAAGAAGAATGGAAACAAATACGAAACCCCAACAGTAACATCTTTTATAAATAATGCGATATATAGGAAACTAAAAGAAGTAAATAATAGTGGTGTAAAAAAATGAATTCATTTATTAATAAAATAATCTGTGGAGATGTTCTGGAAACATTGAAAAGAATACCTGATAATTCTGTGCATTTAGCTATAACTTCTCCACCTTACAATGTTGGGAAGGATTATGATAATCATAATGATAAGATGGATTATCAGGAGTATCTCAATTGGTTAGAGAAGGTTTGGATAGAAACACAAAGAGTTTTAGTGCCAGGTGGTAGGGTTGCCTTGAATATAGCTCCAACTGGAATTAGAGACTTTCTTCCAATACATCACGATTTTACTAATCAGATGAGAAAAATAGGAATGAAGTTTAGAACAGAAATCGTCTGGTATAAACAGACTATGCTAAAAAGAACTGCATGGGGAAGTTTTAAGAGTCCTTCAAATCCTCATATTGTCCCATCTTGGGAATATGTTTTAATATTCTCAAAAAATGGTGATAAATTGGAAGGATCTGATATAGATGCAGATATTACAAAAGAAGAATTTATGAAATTCTCAGATGGCATGTGGTATATCCCACCAGAGAGACAAAGAAACGGTCATCCTGCTCCATTCCCAGAAGAATTGATCTATCGTCTTATAAAATTCTATTCTTACAAAGGGAATATTATTCTAGACATGTTTGGTGGCACAGGAACAGTTGTGGTTGTTGCCCAAAAAACAGGGAGAAATTTTATACATATTGATATTTCATCAGAGTATTGTAAAACCGCTGAAGAAAGATTGCTAAAAATAAAAAAAGAATTGTCACAAGTGAAACTATCTCTTGTTTGTTGATTTGTGCCAATTGATAAGATCTTTTGGCAATTCTTCTATATGTTTGATCATCCCACCTAACTTTGTTTTTGGATTAAGGATATAAACACCATCTGTATAATGACTCCCTAATAATCTGTCTTTTGTTGGTTTATCTTCGCTTCCCCATTCGGATTGCCATACACTGCCTTTTTGCTGTCTTCCTTTATCGGGCGTGGCAAAAACAACTTTCAAATCTTCAATCATTTCTTTCAAAACAACTGCATAGAAAAGAGTTTCAGAAAATCTACCATGCAGACTTGTTTTGCAACTTATTATTGCGACAGGATTTTCTTCTTTATCAATAACTATCAAGTCTATATCGCCCCAAATTTTTTGGGACGGTTCTCCTTTGCCAACTGGTATTGAGAGTTTGTTCCATAACTGAGAAGCCTTTTTAACATTCCTGCCTTTTATGACATTCAAATCAGAACCTAATTTTTTGAGCTG includes:
- a CDS encoding site-specific DNA-methyltransferase — translated: MNSFINKIICGDVLETLKRIPDNSVHLAITSPPYNVGKDYDNHNDKMDYQEYLNWLEKVWIETQRVLVPGGRVALNIAPTGIRDFLPIHHDFTNQMRKIGMKFRTEIVWYKQTMLKRTAWGSFKSPSNPHIVPSWEYVLIFSKNGDKLEGSDIDADITKEEFMKFSDGMWYIPPERQRNGHPAPFPEELIYRLIKFYSYKGNIILDMFGGTGTVVVVAQKTGRNFIHIDISSEYCKTAEERLLKIKKELSQVKLSLVC